The genomic region TTCTCAGCCCCTGTTCCGCCATGCCCAGCGTCGCGCGAAGTCCGGAGCCTCCCGCTCCCACCACCACGACATCGTGGTAATGATCCACAAATTCATAAGCCGTGGCGGCTGTCTTTCCCGTTTTCTTGGTTGCCATGTGCCGTTGCGTACCTTCGATGAAACTGTGTGCCCGGTCCCGTTTGCCCGCTTAACCGCCGAAAGCCAGTTTGAACACGGCAAAGGCGACCAGCGCGCCGGAGAAAAATACGAAAAACGTATTAAGCATGATGAGCGCAATCTTCCGCAGCTCACTGTGGATATAGTCCTCGATCACGACCTGCATGCCCAGGCGCATGTGATAAAGCACCGATATGGAAAACAGCGCGATGAAGATGGCGGTAAGCGGCGAAGCCAGCCTCGCACGGACTTCCGGATAGGGTGCGCCCACGAGTGAAACCACCAGCCACAGACCGACAATCACCAGCGGGATATTGGCAACCGCCGTCAGCCGCTGCCGCCAGAAGTGCTCCGTTCCCTCCTTGGCAGAGCCAAGGCCGCGAACCTTGCCGAGAGCCGTGCGCATCCCCATGGCGTTTCTCCTATCGTGCCGCATAGGCCGCGATCCAGATCACGATGGTGATCGCGATGGACGCGGCAAAATGCAGCCTGGCCAGTTTCGTGGTGAAGTGTTTTTCCATCGCCCGGCCGGTATCCTGGACAAGATGCTTGATGCCGCCCAGCATGTGGTGAACCAGTGCCCAGGTGAAGCCAAGAAGAAGGATCCTGCCCAAAAGCGAACCGAACAGGCCGTTGACCCAGTCAAAATAGGCCGCATCCGTTGCGGCCGCAAACAGCCACCATGAAAACAGGAACATGCCGAAATACAGCGCCACGCCCGTTATCCGGTGCATGATCGAAGCGACCATGGTTGGGATGGGCTTGTAGATTTCCAGATGTGGAGACAGGGGTCGGCTGGATTTTGCTTGGGTCTGGCTCATGATTTTTTTCGCGAAATGACCAATGCACTTGGCTGGTTCAAAAGACGGGTAGCCAGCGAAAACCGGCTTGACGGTTGTTTCCGTTTTAGAGCGCTTCCCCCCGCAGGTCAAAGCAACAAAAGGCTAACGTCCGCATTATCGCCCTGCATAGCTGAACAGGCCAGCCAGGAGCCTTGGACAGAATTCAGAATCCAAACCCTACTCGTCGAACCGCAGAATATAGGAATGCCAATCTGCCGGTGCTGCCACCTTTTCAAATACCTTGCGGCCGGTATCGGGCTGGCGCGGCGCATTCATTATGAGTTTCGACCATCCCCGCGATTCGGCCTGATCTGCCAGCACATCGACCAGTGCCTTGGCGATGCCTTTGCCCCTGTGATCGTGATGAACATAGATGTGATCACACTGGCCGGCACGTTTTCCGGTTACCGGCTCGGGCAGATCGTAAAACAGAATAAACCCTACCAGTTCGCCATCCAGAAAAGCACCGAGAAACTCGGCCGAACGATCCTGCAGCAGTTGTTCAGCATAATACTGATCAGGACGTCTCGGCGCTCCGCGTTTCAGCGCCTGGCCGTATTGGGCAATCAGCGGCGCCAGACTAAACGAGTCCTTGAGCCGCAGGGGAACAATCTCGATGTTGTGGGTTTCGCTGGTCATGGGTGGTTCGATCCGGCTATAGGCAGTGTATGGGTGGCTGAGCGCACAAAGCGGTAGCGGCCACCTTATAGCGCGTCAACCGCGCAATGCATCGAATTCGAAGTCAGGTGCCGTAAATCGCCGTGCTGACCACGCTCGTTACCATTTTGCCGGTGTTCCTGGTTCTGGCCGCCGGCTGGCTTGCGGTGAGAACCGGCTATCTCGATGAGGCGCTGTCGGATCAGCTCAACGCATTTGCCGTCCGGCTGGCCGTTCCCGTGCTGCTGTTTCGCGCCATGGTCGACCTCGATTTCGGCCAGGCCTTTCAAATCAGGATGCTGGCGGGGTTTTATCTCGGCGGATTTGCAAGCTTCTTTGCCGGGACCATGCTTGCAAGGGTCCTGTTCGGTCGCAGGCCGGGCGAAGCCGTTGCCGTTGGCTTTTGCGCATTGTTTTCCAACACCGTGCTGCTCGGCATTCCCATCGTGCAGCGCGCCTATGGCGATGACGCACTAACGCCCGTCTACGGGATTGTCGCCCTGCATGCAGGCGTCATGTATGCGCTTGGTATGTCCTGCATGGAACTGGCCCGCGCTGACGGGCGCTCCATCGGCGAAACCGTTCAGGCGGCAGCCCGGTCGATCCTTGCCAATCCGTTGATGATCGGCGTCATCGCGGGCGTGCTGGTCAATGTCTCGGGCTTTGCCCTTCCAGCAGTGCTGCGCGCGCCAGTGGACATGCTGGCTACCGCCGCCATCCCCGCCGCCCTGGTCGGGCTTGGCGCAGCGCTCACCCGCTATCAACTGAAATCCGAAATCGCCGAAAGCCTGATGGTGGCCAGTCTTTCACTCGTCCTCCATCCCGCCATTGCCTTTGCCATCACCCATTTGTGGTTCGGCCTGCCTGCCGATCTGGTCCGCGCTGCAGTTGTGGTTGCAGCCATGCCCCCCGGCCTCAACGTTTACATTTTTGCGGCAATGTACAACCGCGCGGTCAGCCTTTCTGCTTCCGCCATTCTCGTTACCACCAGTCTTTCCATCGTCACCATTGCCGTTTGGCTCTGGCTGCTGAAGCAAATACTCTGATGGAAGAAGAATAACGGCCCGGCAGCTTCTGCTGGCTACCGGGCCGTTTTGTTTTGCGACTGGAGGAAGCGGGGTGGTTCAGACCCCGCCTGTGTCACAAATTCCGGTTACAGGGCCTCGGTGATCTGATTGAGCTTGTTGATCGAGGCAGCCTGAAAGCGTGCGTTCTTTTCCACATTGGTATGGGTAATCGAAGGATCGGCCGTAACGTCGATGTTTTCGATGGTGCCGGTGAAGCCGGAAGCTGCATGAATGGTGTTGTCTTCGTTCTGCATCGGCAGGTAATAGTTGATGACCTGGTCAACATTGGCACCAACATGGCCGGTTTCCACGGGATCGAAGGTTACAACCAGCGACACCTTGACGCCGTTTCTGCCCAGGTAATTGGCAAATTTCGAAGATTCATTGCCGCCCAGTGAGTGGCCCATGATAACGACCGGGTAGGAAACCTCGCCGCGTTTGGCGCGGGCAACGATATCCTCTGCAATCGGCTTCCAGAACTTGTAGGAAAAGTTGGCAGCATCGTACCCCCTGGCACGCATGTCTTCAGCCATCCGGTCGATACCGCGGGAAAAGACGTTGGCAAGACCGCGCATCATGTAGATTTCGCCGGTCCGGGTGACATGCGCCCTGGAACGGTTGATGACATGATGCGGGCGGACCTTGTCTGCACTTTCCACATCCGCGATCTGCGTTTGAGGCTTGGCGATCTCATCACCCAGCGTGGTGTTGGACGACGAAGAAGCGGTGGCCGAGCAGCCGGTGACGACAGCCGTGCCGATCAGCGCAGCTGCCAGGGCAATCCGGCGGGCGTTTTCGGTAATGGTGTTGATCAGCTTGCTCATTGGTGTTCTCCCTCTCTAGAACACCAATTTGCGGGAAATGGTTCCCATTTGCCGTGCGATTCATCACACGCTGATTTATTTAATTATTTCAGATGATTAGGTGGGTTATTGTGGGTTTCTTGCCACCATGGTCACAAAAACCCGCTTCCGGGGAACCGGAGGCGGGTTTCATGCGTTTGGTAAGAGGCAGTGGTTCACGCTGCCTGGCTTTTCGGCTTGAGCAAGCCGCGATTGACCAGCAATTCGGCAATCTGCACGGTGTTCAGCGCCGCGCCCTTGCGCAGATTGTCGGAAACCACCCAGATGTTAAGGCCATTGTCCACCGTGGCGTCCTCACGGATGCGCGAAATATAAGTCGCATCCTCGCCGGCGCTTTCATGCGGCGTGATGTATCCGCCGTCCTCACGCTTGTCGATCACCAGGCATCCGGGCGCCTCGCGCAGGATAGCGCGTGCCTGGTCGGCCGTCATCTCGTTTTCAAACTCGATATTGATCGCCTCCGAATGACCGATGAAGACCGGCACCCGCACCGCAGTACAGGTAACCTTGATGTTCTTGTCGAGCATCTTCTTGGTCTCGGCCACCACCTTCCATTCTTCCTTGGTCGATCCATCATCCATGAACACATCGATATGGGGGATGACGTTGAAGGCGATTCGCTTGGTGAACTTTTCCGCTTCGATGGGATCATTGACGAAAATCGAACGCGTCTGATTGAACAATTCATCCATGGCGTCCTTGCCGGCACCCGATACCGACTGATAGGTCGCAACGACAATCCGCTTGATCTTTGCCTGGTCGTGCAGCGGTTTCAGTGCCACGACGAGTTGGGCTGTCGAGCAATTGGGATTGGCAATGATGTTCTTCTTCGTGAACCCCTCAACGGCATCCGCATTCACTTCAGGAACGATCAGCGGCACGTCGGGATCGTAGCGGAACGCCGACGAATTATCGATCACAACGCAGCCTGCCGCCCCGATTTTGGGCGAATACTGTTTGGAAATCTCACCACCTGCCGACATCAATGCAATATCGGTTCCGGCAAAATCATAGTCCTCCAGCGCCTTGACCTTCAGGGTCTTGTCGCCAAACGATACCTCTGTTCCCACGCTGCGGCGCGAAGCAAGCGGGACGACCGTTTCGGCGGGAAATCCGCGCTCGGCAAGAATATCGAGCATTTCCCGGCCCACATTGCCGGTCGCTCCGATGATGGCGATCTTGTAACCCATGATTTTGCCTCTCTCTCCCCCTGCTGCTGGCAAGCATCACTCTTCCCGCCCCCGGGGAGAGTGTGGGGCGGGCGCGTCAGATACCGGTCTTGGTTTTCAACGCGATGCTCATGGTGGCGGTCTTTTGATACAGGCCGCGAAGAATGTCAATCGATCCGCATCATGCTTTGGGCGAAGCGGGCTGTATGGTCTGCAAGAAGAAAACCCGGCACTGCTCCAAAGCAGCAGCCGGGTTATCCGTTCTTAAGCAACGCTGGCGCACAGCGCTACATCGACAGGTGCAACGCACTGATCTGGCCGCGGATGTCTTCAAATACCGCTGAAAGCTCTGCGCCGGATGCAGCATGATAGTATTGCCTGGACCCGGAAGCACAGTTGCGCATCAGCTTCTTCGTGTCATCCAGCAGGGTACCGAAGGTAATGGTGAAGACCGATATGTCCTGCTTCTTGATGATCCTGCAGGCCTCCGCAGTCCACGCATTTGCCTGATCTGCATCTGAGCCCCAATGGGTCGGCGCATCCGGCAACTGGGCCGAACGTGTGTTGTCGCCATCGGTCATCAGCACCAGATACTTCTTGATGTTTTTCTTCTTGGCAGTGGTCTTGCTGACACCCTGGTTAAAGGGACGGCCGCTGGAAAGCACCCGCAAACCCCAGGTCAGGCCGGCCGGAATATAAGTGTCGCCACCGGCAACCATGCCGTCAATCTCCTTGATGATGGCCTCCCGGTTGTTGGTCAGCGGGGTTATTTCAGCGCCGCACCAAACATTCATCAGGCCGGGTACGCGAACCGAATAACGTCTGTCGCGCAGGTTCAGCGGTTTGCGCCGCGAACCCACACACCCATGCCAGGTGTAGGAATTGGTCTGCGGGCCGCAAACCTCATAGGGCTCACCATAGGTATAGTCGCAGACCTCGGTTTCATAGGGAACACCGTCCGAATAATAGGTCTCTTTGCGGCAGTTGGATTTGGAAATTACATCGCGCTTGTTGTAGCAGACATTCTCCTTGGTTTCGCTGCGATCATCTTCAACGTCCAGCCAGGATGCCTTGCGATTGGAAAGCCCCACATTGACGTGGTTGGAAAACGGCACGATGGCGATTTTCATATCGCCGCCGTTGGCTTTGGTCATGATCCCTTTGGTGAAGCCCGTGGCCGCCTTTTTCAGCGCATCCATCTTGCCGCCAACGCTCATCGAGCCGGTATTGTCGAGCACGAAAGCAATTTCAGCGCCGCCACCGGCGGACTTGATCTGGGAAATGGCGTGGTAAGGCAGCTTGTCCTTGCCCGCCAGCGCCATGAAGGAGGTGTCAAACTCCGCCGACGCGGTAACGGTCAGTGTATGGGTCTTTTTGTCGATAACGGGCTTGAGGCTGCTAATCCGTGCATATTCCTCTCTGGAAAGATTGGCGCGCAGCATGTCCATGAGCGCTTTGCGGATGTCCTTTTTTTTCATGGTCTTGAAATCCTGCCCGACGGCAAGAAGGGCCGCATCAACAGCATCCTGCAGATTGCCGCGCTCACGCGACACACCGGCATAATCCACAGCTACACCCGCGCACAGCATGATCGGCAGCGCGGCAATGGCGAGGGTCAGGGCAAAATTGCCCTGCTGGTCTTTGACAAATTGTTTCATCATGGGGGTCGATGCCTGTTTTGGGGGTTGCAATTGCCCCGGACCCTAACCCCATGGCTGCATACAGCCGGTAAATGCCTGCGCAAAACAGGCAGATATCTGTGCCTAATGATAACAAACGGTAAAAACAGCCCGCTCCGCCATTCATGCAAAGGCGGAGCAGACAATCAAGTTTTTAGAGTTCCTTGAGCCGTATTACATCGAAAGATGCAGTGCGGTAATCGTCGAGCGGATTTCCTCGAAAATACGGTCCAGCTCCGCCCCGCTTGCCGCATGAAAATAATGATCGCTGGAATTTGCGCAGTTGCGCATCAGATTGCGAATGGGATCGTCCAGATCGCCAAAGGTAATCGTGTAGAGAACAATTGCTTCCCCTTTGACATAGGCACAGGCATCGGACGTCCATGCATTGGCGCGGGCAACATCCGTTCCGGTGTGATCGCCACTACCCGGCAAATCGGCGGAAACCGTATTGGCACCATCGGTCATCAGAACGATGAACTTCTTGATGTTGTCACGCTTGGCAACCGAATTGGTTAACCCTTCGCTGAACGGTGCCTTGCTCGTCAGGATGCGGTGGCCCCACACCAGCCCGGCCGGAATATAGGTGTTGCCGCCGGCCGACATCGAGTTGATTTCAGAATGCAGCCTGGTTTTGTTGTTTGTCAGGGGCGTGATCGGGTTCGTACAGACGGTGTTCATCATACCTGGAACGCGGCGGCTGTAGTTGCGGTCTTGAATGTTGAAGGGCTCCGCTCTTGAGCCGACACATCCGCTCCAGTACAGGCCAGCGCCGGGATCATCGTCGGGTACCGAAATCCAACCGGCATTTCGGTTTGATAACCCAACGTTCACATGGGTCGAAAAAGGTACAATACCGACTTTCACCGGATCGTTGCTGGCATCTCCGATGATGTTGTCCACAAACCGGTTGGCGGCTGTTTTCAAGGCACCCATCTTGCCATCGACACCCATGGAGCCGGTATTGTCCAGCACCAGTGCAACCTCTGCACCGCCATAGGCAGACTTGATCTGGGAAACAGCGGTATACTCAAGCTTGTCCTTGCCGGCGAGCATCATGAAGGAGGTGTCGATCTGCCCCTTAGCGGAAACGGTAAGGGTATGTTTGCGGCGGTTGATATCGATGTCCAGGTCATCAATCTGCCGGTAGGCGGCATTGCCCATATTGGCCTTGAGATAATTGCGCAGTTCTCTGCGAACCTTGCGCTTTCCCTTTTTTTCAAAGCTCTGGCCGACGGCAAGAATGGCCGCGTCGACCGAATTCTGCAGCATCGTCCGCTCCCGCGAAAGGCTGGAATAGTCGACCGCAACGCCGGCACAAATCATGATCGGCAATGCAGCCAATGCAAGAATAACGGAAAAATTGCCGCGCACATCGCGCGGAAAACCCTTGATCATAACCATCAACCCCCACTGATAGGCGGGGCAAGACTAGGTCAGCAGGGCAAACACAACGTTAAGATACCCGGCTTTCCGCCGTTTCCGGCAAACATGGTGAACGAAGCGTAAATCCAGGCCTTGCCGGTCAGCCGAAAGCCGGCAAATTCGGCTTTCTTGCCTTAAGCGCTTTTGCGCAATTGATAGAGAATTGCGTCTCCCATTTCGCCTGTGCCCACTTCCGTGCACCCATCTGCCATGATGTCGCCAGTGCGCAAACCCTGTTCCAGAACGCTGGCAACAGCCGCATCTATCGCCGCAGCCTCCTCGATCATGTTGAAGGAGTAACGAAGACACATGGCAAAGGATGCGATCATGGCGATCGGATTGGCCTTGCCGCTTCCGGCAATATCCGGCGCGGAACCATGAACCGGCTCGTACAGCGCCTTGCGCTTGCCCGATTTCGGGTCAGGTGCACCCAATGAGGCTGACGGCAGCATGCCGAGCGAACCCGTCAGCATTGCCGCAACATCGGAAAGCATGTCACCAAAGAGGTTGTCGGTGACGATGACATCAAACTGCTTGGGCCAGCGCACAAGCTGCATGCCGCCGGCATCGGCCAGCATGTGCGTCAGTTCCACATCGCTGTATTTTTCCTTGTGCGTTGCCGATACCACCTCATTCCACAAAACGCCTGTTTTCATGACGTTGCGCTTTTCCATCGAACACACCTTGTTGTTGCGCGTTCTGGCAAGTTCGAACGCCACGCCGGAAATCCGCTCGATTTCATAGGTGTCGTAAACCTGGGTGTCGACAGCCCGCTTCTGGCCATTGCCCAGGTCCGTGATCGTCTTGGGCTCCCCGAAGTAGACGCCGCCGGTAAGCTCCCGCACGATCAGAATGTCGAGCCCCTCCACCACATCCTGTTTCAGCGACGAGGATGCTGCCAGTGCCGGATAACAGATCGCCGGGCGCAGGTTGGCAAACAGCTCCATCTCCTTCCGCAGGCGCAGCAGCCCCGCTTCCGGGCGAACGTCGTAGGGAACATCATCCCATTTCGGCCCGCCGACCGCGCCAAACAGTACAGCATCGGCACCCAGCGCCTTTGCCATGTCATCATCGGATATCGCTTTGCCATGGGCATCATGGGCAGAACCGCCAACCAGCCCTTCATCAAGCACAAACCCTGCCCCCTTCTCCTGGTTCATCCAGTCGATGAGTTTGCGCACTTCCGTCATGGTTTCGGGACCAATGCCGTCACCGGGAAGAAGAAAAAGGGATTTCGTCATGATTGTCGGTTCCAGGGTTGTCTGTTGCGTGAGACCGCCCCTGCTGGAAACGGTCTGGTTCAAGAGGCTTTCCGGCCTATTCCGGCAAAACGATGCGGTGCAGGATCCTGCGCACCAGCGGCGCCACGAACAGGACGATCGGGAAGGCAAAAGCCCAGGTGGTGAGCCAGGACCCCATCCATTTTGATACCAGGCCCGGGTTGGAAACACCCAGTGCGATTGCAGTTGAAATGCCGGAAACAAAGAACGTCATCATGCCGGCGAGGATGAGGCCGAACGCAATGTGTTCGGCCTTTTTCGGGAGGAAGGGTTTCATCTACTCGTTCTGCTTCTGCCGCTGTTGCACCCAATCATTGCGCCCAGGGGTCACACCCAGGGACGTTGCTCTTTTACTTGAGCTTCAAACGCATCGATGGAGGGTGCTTTTTCCAGCGTCTCGCCGATATCGTCGATACCATTCAGAAGCCGGTGCTTGCGGTCAGGATCGATATCGAAACGGATGGTCCCGCCATCGGGACCAGAAATCGTCTGTGCTTCAAGATCAACTGTCAGCGTTGCATTGGCGCCGCGCTTGGCGTCGTCCATCAGCTTTTCCAGCTCTTCCTCGGAGACCTGGACGGGCAGAATGCCGTTCTTGAAACAGTTGTTGTAGAAAATGTCGGCAAAGCTCGTCGAAATCACGCATTTGATGCCGAAATCCAGCAGTGCCCAGGGCGCATGCTCCCGCGAGGACCCGCAGCCGAAATTGTCTCCGGCCACCAGGATTTCAGCCTTCGAGTAGGCGGGCTGATTGAGCACGAAATCAGGGTTCTCGCGGCCCTCTTCATCAAAGCGCATTTCCGCGAACAATCCCTTGCCAAGGCCCGTCCGCTTGATCGTTTTCAGATAGTCTTTCGGAATGATCATGTCCGTATCGATGTTGATGATCGGCAACGGAGCCGCAACGCTGGTAAGACGGGTGAATTTCTGCATCGCAATCAACCTGATACTTGGGAATTTGGGATTTCACGGCGGGTTTACCGCAAGAATTCCAATGCGTCGAGTGGGCCGGCAGGTTCTTTGGC from Salaquimonas pukyongi harbors:
- the sdhD gene encoding succinate dehydrogenase, hydrophobic membrane anchor protein, whose translation is MGMRTALGKVRGLGSAKEGTEHFWRQRLTAVANIPLVIVGLWLVVSLVGAPYPEVRARLASPLTAIFIALFSISVLYHMRLGMQVVIEDYIHSELRKIALIMLNTFFVFFSGALVAFAVFKLAFGG
- the sdhC gene encoding succinate dehydrogenase, cytochrome b556 subunit, which gives rise to MSQTQAKSSRPLSPHLEIYKPIPTMVASIMHRITGVALYFGMFLFSWWLFAAATDAAYFDWVNGLFGSLLGRILLLGFTWALVHHMLGGIKHLVQDTGRAMEKHFTTKLARLHFAASIAITIVIWIAAYAAR
- a CDS encoding GNAT family N-acetyltransferase, whose amino-acid sequence is MTSETHNIEIVPLRLKDSFSLAPLIAQYGQALKRGAPRRPDQYYAEQLLQDRSAEFLGAFLDGELVGFILFYDLPEPVTGKRAGQCDHIYVHHDHRGKGIAKALVDVLADQAESRGWSKLIMNAPRQPDTGRKVFEKVAAPADWHSYILRFDE
- a CDS encoding AEC family transporter, which produces MLTTLVTILPVFLVLAAGWLAVRTGYLDEALSDQLNAFAVRLAVPVLLFRAMVDLDFGQAFQIRMLAGFYLGGFASFFAGTMLARVLFGRRPGEAVAVGFCALFSNTVLLGIPIVQRAYGDDALTPVYGIVALHAGVMYALGMSCMELARADGRSIGETVQAAARSILANPLMIGVIAGVLVNVSGFALPAVLRAPVDMLATAAIPAALVGLGAALTRYQLKSEIAESLMVASLSLVLHPAIAFAITHLWFGLPADLVRAAVVVAAMPPGLNVYIFAAMYNRAVSLSASAILVTTSLSIVTIAVWLWLLKQIL
- a CDS encoding aspartate-semialdehyde dehydrogenase; the protein is MGYKIAIIGATGNVGREMLDILAERGFPAETVVPLASRRSVGTEVSFGDKTLKVKALEDYDFAGTDIALMSAGGEISKQYSPKIGAAGCVVIDNSSAFRYDPDVPLIVPEVNADAVEGFTKKNIIANPNCSTAQLVVALKPLHDQAKIKRIVVATYQSVSGAGKDAMDELFNQTRSIFVNDPIEAEKFTKRIAFNVIPHIDVFMDDGSTKEEWKVVAETKKMLDKNIKVTCTAVRVPVFIGHSEAINIEFENEMTADQARAILREAPGCLVIDKREDGGYITPHESAGEDATYISRIREDATVDNGLNIWVVSDNLRKGAALNTVQIAELLVNRGLLKPKSQAA
- a CDS encoding pilus assembly protein, which gives rise to MMKQFVKDQQGNFALTLAIAALPIMLCAGVAVDYAGVSRERGNLQDAVDAALLAVGQDFKTMKKKDIRKALMDMLRANLSREEYARISSLKPVIDKKTHTLTVTASAEFDTSFMALAGKDKLPYHAISQIKSAGGGAEIAFVLDNTGSMSVGGKMDALKKAATGFTKGIMTKANGGDMKIAIVPFSNHVNVGLSNRKASWLDVEDDRSETKENVCYNKRDVISKSNCRKETYYSDGVPYETEVCDYTYGEPYEVCGPQTNSYTWHGCVGSRRKPLNLRDRRYSVRVPGLMNVWCGAEITPLTNNREAIIKEIDGMVAGGDTYIPAGLTWGLRVLSSGRPFNQGVSKTTAKKKNIKKYLVLMTDGDNTRSAQLPDAPTHWGSDADQANAWTAEACRIIKKQDISVFTITFGTLLDDTKKLMRNCASGSRQYYHAASGAELSAVFEDIRGQISALHLSM
- a CDS encoding pilus assembly protein; amino-acid sequence: MIKGFPRDVRGNFSVILALAALPIMICAGVAVDYSSLSRERTMLQNSVDAAILAVGQSFEKKGKRKVRRELRNYLKANMGNAAYRQIDDLDIDINRRKHTLTVSAKGQIDTSFMMLAGKDKLEYTAVSQIKSAYGGAEVALVLDNTGSMGVDGKMGALKTAANRFVDNIIGDASNDPVKVGIVPFSTHVNVGLSNRNAGWISVPDDDPGAGLYWSGCVGSRAEPFNIQDRNYSRRVPGMMNTVCTNPITPLTNNKTRLHSEINSMSAGGNTYIPAGLVWGHRILTSKAPFSEGLTNSVAKRDNIKKFIVLMTDGANTVSADLPGSGDHTGTDVARANAWTSDACAYVKGEAIVLYTITFGDLDDPIRNLMRNCANSSDHYFHAASGAELDRIFEEIRSTITALHLSM
- the leuB gene encoding 3-isopropylmalate dehydrogenase, which produces MTKSLFLLPGDGIGPETMTEVRKLIDWMNQEKGAGFVLDEGLVGGSAHDAHGKAISDDDMAKALGADAVLFGAVGGPKWDDVPYDVRPEAGLLRLRKEMELFANLRPAICYPALAASSSLKQDVVEGLDILIVRELTGGVYFGEPKTITDLGNGQKRAVDTQVYDTYEIERISGVAFELARTRNNKVCSMEKRNVMKTGVLWNEVVSATHKEKYSDVELTHMLADAGGMQLVRWPKQFDVIVTDNLFGDMLSDVAAMLTGSLGMLPSASLGAPDPKSGKRKALYEPVHGSAPDIAGSGKANPIAMIASFAMCLRYSFNMIEEAAAIDAAVASVLEQGLRTGDIMADGCTEVGTGEMGDAILYQLRKSA
- a CDS encoding DUF2798 domain-containing protein encodes the protein MKPFLPKKAEHIAFGLILAGMMTFFVSGISTAIALGVSNPGLVSKWMGSWLTTWAFAFPIVLFVAPLVRRILHRIVLPE
- the leuD gene encoding 3-isopropylmalate dehydratase small subunit; translated protein: MQKFTRLTSVAAPLPIINIDTDMIIPKDYLKTIKRTGLGKGLFAEMRFDEEGRENPDFVLNQPAYSKAEILVAGDNFGCGSSREHAPWALLDFGIKCVISTSFADIFYNNCFKNGILPVQVSEEELEKLMDDAKRGANATLTVDLEAQTISGPDGGTIRFDIDPDRKHRLLNGIDDIGETLEKAPSIDAFEAQVKEQRPWV